Proteins encoded in a region of the Gallalistipes aquisgranensis genome:
- a CDS encoding GH92 family glycosyl hydrolase, whose translation MKNLVVIVLAALLSGCCRQSAEELRLPGDYVTTLAGTHSDYSFSTGNTYPAVAVPWGMNFWTPQTGKMGDGWIYTYGAHTIRGLKQTHQPSPWINDYGQFSLMPVCGKGKIDEEARQSWFSHQSETAKPYYYSVYLADHDVVAEMAPTERAAIMRFTFPESDESGIVIDAFDRGSQLKMLDERTIAGYTTRNSGGVPENFRNYFVVRFDKQIESYRFYDGKRPSDGNGVTGEHALAGIYFTTHRGERVTVRTASSFISEEQAIRNLETELGGDDFDAVKGKAQCRWNEVLGRIEVSGGTEEQYRTFYSCLYRSTLFPRKFYEINAEGKPVHYSPYNGEILPGYMYTDTGFWDTFRSLFPLLNLVYPSVGAEIQAGLANAYRESGFLPEWASPGHRGCMVGNNSASVVADAILKGITPEEDIATLYEAMLAGRSKVHSMVSSTGRWGHEYYNTLGYVPYDVDIPENVARTLEYAYDDWCIAQVAKLLGRAEDVRILEEASRNYGNLFDPETKLMRGRNTDGTFQSPFSPYKWGDAYTEGNAWHYTWSVFHDIGGLSDLMGGKAEFGKMLDSVFVVPPIYDDSYYGVRIHEITEMQVANMGNYAHGNQPAQHIIYLYNYIGQPWKTQFWTREVMDRLYSAKPDGYCGDEDNGQTSAWYVFSALGFYPVCPGTDEYVVGSPLFRKAVIHLENGENIVIEAPGNSPENRYVNKMTVDGEVSEKTFLKYDDLRNGAKVRFDMQKEPDKERGTKTGDVPYSMSDRTHSS comes from the coding sequence ATGAAAAATCTTGTGGTGATTGTTCTTGCCGCCTTGCTCTCGGGCTGTTGCCGGCAATCCGCCGAAGAGCTCCGGCTCCCCGGCGACTACGTTACGACACTCGCGGGCACGCATTCGGACTATTCGTTCTCGACGGGCAATACCTATCCGGCTGTCGCCGTTCCCTGGGGCATGAATTTCTGGACGCCCCAGACGGGAAAGATGGGGGACGGATGGATCTATACATACGGCGCCCATACGATCCGCGGACTGAAACAGACCCACCAGCCCTCGCCGTGGATCAACGATTACGGACAGTTTTCCCTGATGCCCGTATGCGGCAAGGGCAAGATCGACGAAGAGGCCCGGCAAAGCTGGTTCTCACACCAGTCGGAGACGGCCAAGCCGTACTACTATTCAGTTTATCTCGCCGACCACGATGTCGTGGCAGAGATGGCCCCGACGGAACGTGCCGCGATCATGCGCTTTACTTTCCCGGAGAGCGATGAGAGCGGCATTGTAATTGATGCCTTCGACCGGGGATCACAGCTGAAAATGCTCGACGAGCGGACCATTGCTGGTTATACGACGCGCAACAGCGGAGGAGTGCCGGAGAATTTCAGGAACTATTTCGTCGTCCGCTTCGACAAACAGATCGAGTCGTACCGGTTCTACGACGGGAAACGGCCGTCGGACGGCAACGGTGTTACGGGCGAACACGCATTGGCGGGAATCTACTTCACCACACACCGTGGCGAACGGGTGACAGTGCGCACAGCCTCGTCCTTCATTTCTGAAGAACAGGCCATACGGAACCTCGAAACGGAACTGGGCGGGGACGATTTCGATGCAGTGAAAGGGAAGGCACAGTGCCGCTGGAACGAAGTGCTCGGCCGGATCGAGGTTTCCGGGGGGACCGAAGAACAATATCGGACTTTCTATTCCTGCCTTTACCGGTCAACGCTCTTCCCCCGCAAATTTTACGAAATCAATGCGGAGGGCAAACCGGTACATTACAGCCCTTATAACGGAGAGATACTGCCCGGGTACATGTACACCGATACGGGATTCTGGGATACGTTCCGCAGTCTGTTTCCGCTGTTGAATCTCGTTTACCCTTCGGTCGGTGCCGAGATACAGGCAGGTCTGGCCAATGCTTACCGCGAGAGCGGTTTCCTGCCCGAATGGGCATCTCCCGGACACCGCGGCTGCATGGTGGGCAACAACTCGGCCTCGGTGGTTGCGGACGCCATTCTGAAAGGCATTACGCCAGAGGAAGACATTGCGACACTCTATGAGGCGATGCTTGCAGGACGCAGCAAGGTACATTCCATGGTAAGCTCCACGGGACGCTGGGGGCATGAGTACTACAACACGCTGGGATATGTTCCCTATGACGTGGATATCCCGGAGAATGTGGCCCGCACGCTCGAATATGCCTACGATGACTGGTGCATCGCTCAGGTGGCGAAGCTGTTGGGCCGGGCCGAAGATGTGCGGATACTGGAGGAAGCCTCGCGGAATTACGGAAATCTGTTCGATCCCGAAACGAAACTGATGCGGGGACGGAATACGGACGGCACGTTCCAGTCGCCATTCAGCCCCTACAAATGGGGGGATGCCTATACGGAAGGCAATGCCTGGCACTACACATGGTCGGTGTTCCACGACATCGGAGGACTTTCCGATCTGATGGGCGGTAAGGCCGAATTCGGGAAGATGCTCGATTCCGTGTTCGTCGTACCGCCGATCTATGATGACAGCTACTATGGCGTCCGCATCCACGAAATCACGGAGATGCAGGTGGCCAACATGGGTAATTATGCCCACGGCAATCAGCCTGCACAACATATAATCTACCTCTATAATTACATCGGACAGCCGTGGAAGACACAATTCTGGACCCGTGAGGTAATGGACCGTCTTTACTCCGCGAAACCGGACGGTTACTGCGGTGACGAGGACAACGGCCAGACTTCGGCATGGTATGTCTTTTCGGCTCTGGGATTCTATCCCGTATGTCCGGGAACGGACGAATATGTCGTCGGCTCTCCGTTGTTCCGAAAAGCGGTCATCCATTTGGAGAACGGCGAGAATATCGTGATCGAAGCTCCTGGCAATAGTCCCGAAAACCGTTATGTGAACAAAATGACCGTCGACGGCGAAGTTTCGGAGAAGACATTTCTGAAATACGACGATCTTCGGAACGGGGCAAAGGTTCGTTTCGATATGCAAAAAGAACCGGACAAAGAACGCGGCACGAAAACCGGGGACGTCCCCTATTCGATGAGCGACAGAACACACTCCTCTTAG
- a CDS encoding MFS transporter, with protein MKRSEALRTSPLTWVPTLYFAMGLPFVVLNMVSAVLFKDLGVSDTEIAFWTSLIMWPWTIKFLWSPFLELFRTKKFWVVATQLLSGTMFGCAALALHLPAFFAVTVALFAVAAFSGATHDIAADGVYMAELSTSDQAKYIGWQGAFYNLAKLVATGGLVWLAGWLCENFSEEGASAYDASVRSWTAVLVILCAALVALGCYHSRVLPSGGGAGGHSPGEGLRGLREVTAAFFAKRHIWYYIAFIILYRLGEGFVMKIVPLFLKADTASGGLGLTNRQIGLYYGTFGAGAFLLGSLLAGYYIAGRGLRRTLFTLCCIFNIPFAVYALLAWFQPQSMWLVGGGIVVEYFGYGFGFVGLTLFMMQQVAPGRHQMAHYAFASGIMNLSVMLTGMVSGFLSDALGYRMFFVTVMLATVPAFVITRFVPFTHNDKPNN; from the coding sequence ATGAAACGATCTGAGGCACTTCGGACCTCACCTCTCACGTGGGTGCCTACGCTCTATTTTGCCATGGGTCTGCCTTTCGTGGTGTTGAACATGGTCTCGGCCGTGCTGTTCAAGGACCTGGGCGTCTCGGACACCGAGATCGCATTCTGGACCTCTCTGATCATGTGGCCGTGGACGATAAAATTCCTCTGGAGCCCTTTTCTGGAGTTGTTCCGCACGAAAAAATTCTGGGTCGTGGCGACTCAGCTCCTGAGCGGCACGATGTTCGGCTGTGCGGCACTGGCTCTCCATCTGCCGGCATTCTTCGCCGTGACGGTGGCGCTCTTCGCCGTGGCTGCCTTCAGCGGCGCGACACACGATATCGCCGCCGACGGCGTCTACATGGCCGAACTATCGACCTCCGACCAGGCGAAATACATCGGCTGGCAGGGTGCGTTCTACAACCTGGCGAAACTGGTTGCCACGGGCGGACTGGTGTGGCTGGCAGGATGGCTCTGCGAAAATTTTTCGGAGGAAGGCGCCTCGGCTTACGATGCCTCGGTGCGTTCGTGGACGGCGGTACTCGTCATCCTGTGCGCCGCGCTCGTCGCACTGGGATGTTACCACAGCCGGGTACTGCCATCGGGCGGCGGTGCAGGCGGACATTCGCCCGGCGAGGGGCTGCGCGGCCTTCGGGAAGTGACCGCGGCCTTCTTCGCCAAACGGCATATCTGGTATTACATCGCCTTCATCATCCTCTACCGGTTGGGCGAAGGTTTCGTGATGAAGATCGTGCCGCTGTTCCTCAAGGCCGATACCGCATCGGGCGGTCTGGGCCTGACGAACCGGCAGATCGGATTGTACTACGGCACGTTCGGCGCCGGGGCGTTTCTTCTGGGATCGTTGCTCGCCGGATACTACATCGCAGGCCGCGGCCTGCGGCGGACGCTGTTCACGCTGTGCTGCATTTTCAACATTCCGTTCGCGGTCTATGCGCTTCTGGCGTGGTTCCAGCCGCAGTCGATGTGGCTCGTGGGCGGGGGAATCGTCGTGGAATATTTCGGCTACGGCTTCGGCTTCGTGGGTCTCACGCTCTTCATGATGCAACAAGTGGCGCCCGGACGGCACCAGATGGCCCATTACGCCTTCGCCTCGGGCATCATGAACCTTTCGGTCATGCTGACGGGCATGGTCTCGGGCTTTCTGAGCGATGCGCTGGGCTACCGGATGTTCTTCGTCACCGTGATGCTGGCCACGGTCCCTGCATTCGTGATAACACGGTTCGTACCTTTCACTCATAATGACAAACCGAACAACTGA
- a CDS encoding GatB/YqeY domain-containing protein has protein sequence MRLEEQISEGIKQAMKAQDKARLAALRNVKKYIIEAKTAGTEIAELPDAEVIRIIQKLCKQGQDSAAIYQEQKRDDLYNEEMGQVNVLKEFLPKQMDDAELTEAIRGIIARTGATSMKEMGKVMGIATKELAGRADGKEISNKVKALLA, from the coding sequence ATGAGACTTGAAGAACAAATCAGTGAAGGCATCAAACAAGCCATGAAAGCGCAGGACAAAGCCCGTCTGGCCGCCCTGCGGAACGTGAAGAAATATATCATCGAAGCGAAAACCGCAGGCACGGAGATCGCCGAACTGCCCGATGCCGAAGTGATACGCATCATCCAGAAACTCTGCAAACAGGGACAGGATTCGGCTGCCATCTACCAGGAACAGAAAAGGGACGACCTCTACAACGAAGAAATGGGACAGGTAAACGTGCTCAAAGAATTCCTTCCCAAGCAGATGGATGACGCCGAATTGACCGAAGCGATCCGTGGTATCATCGCCCGTACGGGAGCCACGTCGATGAAGGAGATGGGAAAGGTAATGGGAATCGCCACCAAGGAACTTGCAGGCCGGGCCGACGGTAAGGAGATTTCGAACAAAGTGAAAGCCTTGCTTGCCTAA
- a CDS encoding GH92 family glycosyl hydrolase has product MKIAELLAAAALFLTACAQPAAEEDFTRFVDPRIGTGGHGHVFMGANVPFGMVQVGPTSIPQEWDWTSGYHESDSTVIGFSHTHLSGTGIGDLFDITVMPVVGGVTYARGSADDPQSGLWSYADRREEIARPGYYSVPLTRYGILAEMTATARVGLHRYTFPASADAAVVFDLENGGCWDKATETHLEQESDRCISGWRYSTGWAEDQRVYFVAEFSKPFEKFETVNDRYARLSFTTDDGEQMLLKVALSPVSVEGAKANLAAELPGWDFDETVQVAGRAWNTELSKVRITTADETAKRIFYTALYHTMVAPSLFCDMNGDYRGSDRQIHRNADFTNYTTFSLWDTYRAAMPLMTIIHPERMADIVQTMLHIADEQGRLPVWHLWGNETDCMVGNPGIPVIADAIVKEIGGFDREKAFEAIRKTAMNPDRGNGLRMQYGYIPCDLFNEAVAYDMEYALADGAAARAAEALDKKEDAAYFAGRSRSYRNYYDPSTRFMRGRDSKEGWRTPFNPFASTHRADDYCEGNAWQYTWLAPHDVEGLEELFGSRTEMIEKLDSLFTVSSTVEGGETSPDISGLIGQYAHGNEPSHHVLYLYTMLGQPWKTAERVREVLATLYHAAPDGLSGNEDVGQMSAWYVLSSLGMYEAEPAGGRYWFGSPLFDRAELKVQGGMFVVTAENNSSENRYIQRVWLNGRPYTKPYLWHKDLISGGELRFEMRDTPKVWYCPEEPDRYADQRPAKARRLFRSEAVEKEIARVCSMLTNERLRWMFANCFPNTLDTTVHYEEDENGKPDTFVYTGDIPAMWLRDSGAQVWPYVQLCGRDPQLQKMIAGVIRRQFRLINIDPYANAFNVGPTGAHNKTDLPEADPRVFERKWEIDSHGYPIRLAHHYWKTTGDTSVFDTEWIEAMHNIVKTLREQQMKAGPGEYTFLRTTDRQLDTRCHVGRGNPVKPVGLIASAFRPSDDATTFGFLVPSNFMAVTSLRKAAEILTTVNGEKDLAAECTALAGEVEEALQKYAVVEHPEYGKIYAFEVDGFGSRFLMDDANVPSLLAMPYLGDVERTDPVYENTRRFVWSEANPYFWRGAAGEGIGGPHIGVEMIWPMSIMMRAFTSTDDEEIRDCICQLITTDAGTGFMHESFSRHDASNYTRAWFAWQNTLFGELILKLVNEGKTDLLNSII; this is encoded by the coding sequence ATGAAGATCGCAGAATTACTGGCCGCGGCCGCGCTGTTTCTGACTGCCTGTGCGCAGCCCGCCGCCGAAGAGGATTTTACCCGCTTCGTGGACCCGAGGATCGGCACGGGCGGCCACGGGCATGTTTTCATGGGGGCGAACGTTCCGTTCGGAATGGTACAGGTCGGCCCCACGAGTATCCCTCAGGAGTGGGACTGGACGTCGGGTTATCACGAAAGCGACTCTACGGTTATCGGGTTCTCGCATACGCATTTGAGCGGTACGGGTATCGGCGACCTGTTCGACATAACGGTGATGCCCGTGGTGGGCGGGGTGACCTATGCCCGTGGATCGGCCGACGATCCGCAGTCGGGATTGTGGTCCTATGCCGACCGGAGAGAGGAGATCGCAAGGCCGGGTTACTATTCCGTGCCGTTGACGAGATACGGCATTTTGGCTGAGATGACGGCCACAGCGCGCGTGGGACTGCATCGCTACACCTTCCCTGCGTCGGCGGATGCCGCCGTAGTGTTCGATCTGGAAAACGGCGGCTGCTGGGACAAAGCTACGGAGACACATCTGGAACAGGAAAGCGACAGGTGCATCAGCGGCTGGCGCTATTCGACCGGCTGGGCCGAGGACCAGCGGGTTTATTTCGTGGCCGAATTTTCGAAACCCTTTGAGAAGTTCGAAACTGTGAATGACAGATACGCCCGGCTCTCTTTCACAACGGACGACGGTGAACAGATGTTGCTGAAGGTAGCTCTTTCTCCGGTAAGCGTGGAGGGTGCGAAGGCGAATCTTGCGGCGGAGCTTCCCGGATGGGACTTCGACGAAACGGTACAGGTTGCCGGGAGGGCGTGGAATACAGAACTGTCGAAAGTACGCATCACCACGGCCGACGAAACCGCAAAACGGATTTTCTATACGGCGCTGTACCATACGATGGTGGCTCCGTCGCTCTTTTGCGATATGAACGGCGACTATCGCGGTTCGGACCGCCAGATACACCGCAACGCGGATTTCACGAACTACACGACTTTTTCGCTATGGGATACCTATCGGGCCGCCATGCCGCTGATGACCATTATCCATCCCGAACGGATGGCGGACATCGTGCAGACGATGCTGCATATTGCGGACGAGCAGGGGCGCCTTCCGGTATGGCATCTGTGGGGCAACGAGACGGACTGCATGGTGGGTAATCCGGGCATTCCTGTCATTGCGGACGCCATCGTGAAGGAGATCGGAGGATTCGACCGGGAAAAGGCTTTTGAAGCCATCAGGAAAACGGCGATGAATCCTGACCGCGGCAACGGTCTCCGGATGCAGTACGGCTATATCCCGTGCGACCTGTTCAACGAGGCGGTGGCTTACGACATGGAGTATGCCCTGGCCGACGGCGCTGCGGCGCGTGCCGCTGAAGCGCTGGACAAAAAGGAGGATGCTGCATATTTCGCCGGACGCAGCCGCTCCTACCGCAACTATTACGATCCGTCGACGCGCTTCATGCGGGGCCGCGACTCGAAAGAGGGCTGGCGCACTCCGTTCAATCCTTTCGCATCGACGCACCGCGCCGACGACTACTGCGAGGGCAACGCCTGGCAATATACGTGGCTGGCGCCGCACGATGTCGAAGGTCTCGAGGAGCTGTTCGGTTCGCGCACGGAGATGATCGAGAAACTCGATTCGCTTTTCACGGTCAGTTCGACTGTCGAAGGCGGCGAGACCTCGCCCGATATTTCTGGCCTCATCGGCCAGTACGCCCACGGCAACGAACCGAGCCATCATGTGCTCTATCTCTATACGATGCTGGGCCAGCCGTGGAAGACGGCCGAACGGGTGCGCGAAGTGCTTGCGACGCTCTATCACGCTGCACCCGACGGACTTTCGGGCAACGAGGATGTGGGACAGATGTCGGCCTGGTACGTCCTCTCGTCACTGGGTATGTACGAAGCGGAGCCTGCGGGCGGACGCTACTGGTTCGGATCGCCGCTTTTCGACCGGGCGGAACTGAAGGTCCAGGGCGGTATGTTTGTCGTTACGGCAGAAAACAACTCTTCAGAAAACAGGTACATCCAACGGGTATGGCTGAATGGACGTCCCTATACGAAGCCCTACCTGTGGCACAAGGACCTGATCTCCGGCGGAGAACTTCGTTTCGAGATGAGAGACACCCCGAAGGTGTGGTACTGTCCGGAGGAACCGGACAGGTATGCCGACCAGCGTCCGGCGAAGGCAAGGCGGCTTTTCCGGTCGGAAGCCGTGGAAAAGGAGATAGCCCGCGTATGCAGCATGCTGACCAACGAACGGTTGCGCTGGATGTTCGCCAATTGCTTTCCAAATACGTTGGATACCACAGTGCATTATGAAGAGGACGAGAACGGGAAACCGGACACGTTCGTCTATACGGGAGACATCCCGGCCATGTGGCTGCGGGATTCGGGAGCGCAGGTGTGGCCCTATGTGCAGTTGTGCGGCAGGGACCCGCAGCTGCAAAAGATGATCGCAGGAGTCATCCGGCGACAATTCCGGCTGATTAATATCGATCCCTATGCCAATGCTTTCAATGTCGGCCCGACAGGAGCCCATAACAAAACGGACCTTCCCGAAGCGGACCCGAGGGTTTTCGAGCGCAAGTGGGAAATAGATTCACACGGTTATCCCATCCGCCTGGCGCATCATTATTGGAAAACCACGGGTGACACGTCGGTATTCGACACCGAATGGATCGAGGCGATGCACAATATCGTGAAGACACTCCGGGAGCAACAGATGAAGGCCGGACCCGGCGAATACACCTTTCTGCGTACGACGGACCGTCAGCTCGATACGCGCTGCCACGTGGGACGCGGGAACCCGGTGAAACCCGTGGGACTGATCGCGTCGGCTTTCCGGCCCTCGGACGACGCCACGACTTTCGGATTCCTCGTGCCGTCGAACTTCATGGCCGTCACGTCGCTGCGCAAAGCAGCCGAGATACTGACGACGGTGAACGGCGAGAAAGACCTTGCCGCGGAGTGTACGGCACTGGCAGGGGAGGTGGAAGAAGCATTGCAGAAATACGCTGTGGTCGAACACCCCGAATACGGTAAGATCTACGCATTCGAAGTGGACGGATTCGGCAGCCGTTTCCTGATGGACGACGCCAATGTGCCGTCGCTTTTGGCGATGCCTTACCTGGGTGATGTAGAACGCACGGACCCGGTCTATGAAAATACGCGGCGATTCGTATGGAGCGAAGCCAATCCCTATTTCTGGCGGGGTGCGGCAGGCGAAGGGATCGGCGGACCTCACATCGGCGTGGAGATGATCTGGCCGATGAGCATCATGATGCGGGCCTTTACTTCGACGGACGACGAAGAAATTCGAGACTGTATCTGTCAGCTTATCACTACCGATGCCGGTACGGGGTTCATGCATGAAAGTTTCTCACGGCACGATGCCTCGAACTATACCCGGGCCTGGTTCGCCTGGCAGAATACCCTGTTCGGGGAACTGATCCTCAAACTGGTGAACGAAGGGAAAACAGATTTGTTGAATTCCATAATATGA
- a CDS encoding glycoside hydrolase family 130 protein produces the protein MKNLKITGPALPDIPWEERPAGSNEVLWRYSANPIIGRHALSTSNSIFNSAVVPFKNGKYNYAGVFRCDDTNRRMRIHVGFSVDGVKWEIDEADFRLKGADPEIAEWVYGYDPRVAKIDDRYYVTWCNGYHGPTIGVAWTEDFRTFHQLENAFLPYNRNGVLFPRRIGGRFAMLSRPSDTGHTPCGDIFYSESPDLCYWGRHRHVMSPAAFEVSAWQCMKIGAGPVPIETSEGWLLFYHGVLRSCNGYVYAFGSALLDLDEPWRVTARSGPYLISPRESYECTGDVPNVTFPCAALHDPATGRVAVYYGCADTVTGLAFGYIPEIIEFTKRHSIL, from the coding sequence ATGAAAAACCTGAAAATCACAGGTCCGGCGCTGCCGGACATACCGTGGGAAGAACGTCCCGCGGGTTCGAACGAGGTGCTTTGGCGTTACAGTGCCAATCCGATCATCGGGCGTCACGCGCTTTCGACCTCGAACTCGATCTTCAATTCGGCCGTCGTGCCGTTCAAGAACGGAAAGTACAATTACGCAGGCGTCTTCCGCTGCGACGATACGAACCGCCGTATGCGCATTCATGTCGGCTTCTCGGTCGACGGAGTGAAGTGGGAGATCGACGAGGCCGACTTCCGTCTGAAGGGTGCCGATCCCGAAATCGCCGAATGGGTCTATGGCTACGATCCGCGCGTGGCGAAGATCGACGACAGGTATTACGTAACGTGGTGCAACGGGTACCACGGTCCGACGATCGGCGTCGCGTGGACCGAAGACTTCAGGACCTTTCACCAGTTGGAGAACGCCTTCCTGCCCTATAACCGCAACGGCGTGTTGTTCCCGCGCAGGATCGGGGGCAGGTTCGCTATGCTCTCGCGTCCGAGCGACACGGGCCATACGCCCTGCGGGGACATCTTCTACTCCGAGTCGCCCGACCTCTGCTACTGGGGCCGCCACCGGCACGTCATGTCGCCCGCCGCGTTCGAGGTATCTGCCTGGCAGTGCATGAAAATAGGTGCGGGACCGGTGCCGATCGAGACGAGCGAGGGGTGGCTGCTGTTCTATCACGGCGTGCTGCGCTCGTGCAACGGCTACGTCTACGCCTTCGGTTCGGCGTTGCTGGACCTCGACGAACCGTGGCGGGTAACGGCCCGCAGCGGACCCTATCTGATCTCTCCGCGCGAGTCTTACGAATGCACGGGCGACGTGCCGAACGTAACGTTCCCCTGCGCCGCACTGCACGATCCGGCGACAGGACGCGTGGCGGTCTACTACGGCTGTGCCGACACGGTGACGGGGCTGGCTTTCGGATATATTCCCGAAATCATCGAGTTTACGAAACGTCATAGCATTTTGTAA
- a CDS encoding GH92 family glycosyl hydrolase, with product MTILPFAVMAARAQTPADRVDPFIGTTNFGTTNPGAVTPHGMMAVVPFNVMGSGENLFDKDARWWSTPYERYNKFFTGFAHGALSGVGCPEMGALLTMATTGALTVDYKEYGTAYRDEKAAPGYYALTLDKYGIRAEATATPRTSAEHYTFPAGKGHLLLNLGEGLTNESGAVVRRVSTTEIEGMKLLGTFCYNPQKVFPVYFVLRVTKTPSASGYWKKQRPMTGVEAEWTPDNGRYKLYTEYGRELAGDDVGYWFTFDDLEEGEQIEIRMGISYVSTENARLNLDAEQPEGTTFDAVRERARKQWNDDLGRIRVEGGTEQQRTVFYTALYHTLIHPNLLNDVNGEYPLMERSGEVGTADGDRYTVFSLWDTYRNVHQLLTLVYPERQTGMVRSMIDIYREWGWMPRWELYGRETFTMEGDPAIAVITDTWMKGLRDFDIATAYEGFRKSATTPGAQNRLRPDIDPYIERGYIPLGFYTQDLAGDVSVSHALEYYVADAALARLADSLGHREEAKLFRNRSLGYKHYYDREFGTFRPLNDDGTFLSPFDPKAGENFSAAPGFHEGSAWNYTFFVPHDVEGLAKLMGGRKKFVEKLQRVFDEGWYDPANEPDIAYAYLFSRFEGEEWRTQSQTRRLLEKHFTAAPDGIPGNDDAGTMSAWAVFTMLGLYPDCPGEPYYTLTAPTFDRAEIDTEQGTLVIERYGEGYVRKMTLGGRPLTKYRIAHEELLGGGRLTFELKHEK from the coding sequence ATGACAATATTACCGTTCGCCGTGATGGCAGCCCGAGCACAAACCCCGGCGGATCGGGTCGACCCGTTCATCGGGACGACGAATTTCGGGACGACGAATCCCGGAGCAGTTACGCCGCACGGAATGATGGCCGTTGTTCCCTTCAATGTGATGGGCTCCGGCGAAAACCTCTTCGACAAGGACGCCCGCTGGTGGTCGACTCCTTACGAGCGGTACAACAAGTTTTTCACAGGTTTCGCGCATGGTGCACTGAGCGGCGTGGGCTGCCCCGAGATGGGGGCTTTGCTGACGATGGCCACGACCGGTGCACTGACGGTGGACTATAAGGAGTACGGTACGGCCTACCGGGACGAAAAGGCCGCACCCGGCTACTATGCCCTGACATTGGACAAGTACGGTATCAGAGCCGAAGCTACGGCCACGCCGCGCACTTCGGCCGAACACTACACCTTCCCCGCCGGAAAAGGGCACCTTCTTCTGAACCTGGGGGAAGGACTCACGAACGAAAGCGGAGCTGTGGTACGCCGCGTGAGTACGACGGAGATAGAGGGTATGAAACTGCTGGGAACCTTCTGCTATAATCCGCAGAAGGTCTTTCCGGTCTATTTCGTACTGCGAGTGACGAAAACCCCGTCGGCTTCGGGCTACTGGAAAAAACAGCGGCCGATGACGGGCGTGGAAGCCGAGTGGACGCCGGACAACGGCCGCTACAAGCTCTATACGGAATATGGCCGCGAGCTGGCCGGCGACGACGTGGGGTACTGGTTCACGTTCGACGACCTCGAAGAGGGTGAACAGATCGAGATACGCATGGGCATTTCCTACGTGAGTACGGAGAATGCGCGGCTGAACCTCGATGCCGAACAACCGGAGGGTACGACGTTCGACGCGGTCAGGGAGCGGGCCAGGAAACAGTGGAACGACGATCTGGGCCGTATCCGCGTGGAAGGCGGTACGGAGCAGCAGCGGACGGTGTTCTATACGGCGCTCTACCATACATTGATCCATCCGAATCTTCTGAACGACGTGAACGGCGAATACCCGCTGATGGAACGGAGCGGCGAGGTCGGGACGGCCGACGGCGACCGCTATACGGTCTTCTCGCTGTGGGACACCTACCGGAACGTACATCAGCTGTTGACGTTGGTTTATCCGGAACGCCAGACCGGAATGGTGCGTTCGATGATCGACATTTACCGGGAATGGGGATGGATGCCGCGCTGGGAGCTTTACGGACGCGAAACCTTCACGATGGAGGGGGACCCGGCCATAGCCGTCATCACGGACACGTGGATGAAAGGATTGCGGGATTTTGACATTGCGACGGCCTACGAAGGTTTCCGCAAGTCGGCGACGACCCCCGGTGCGCAGAACCGTCTGCGCCCCGATATTGATCCCTATATTGAGCGGGGATATATCCCGCTGGGATTTTATACACAGGATCTGGCCGGGGATGTCTCGGTATCGCACGCATTGGAGTACTATGTGGCCGATGCCGCGCTCGCACGGCTTGCCGATTCGCTGGGGCATCGGGAGGAGGCAAAACTTTTCCGCAACCGCTCGCTGGGCTACAAACATTATTACGACAGGGAATTCGGGACTTTCCGTCCGCTCAACGACGACGGGACCTTCCTTTCGCCTTTCGACCCGAAGGCGGGCGAGAACTTCTCGGCAGCGCCTGGTTTCCATGAAGGTTCGGCCTGGAACTATACTTTCTTCGTGCCGCACGACGTGGAGGGACTCGCAAAACTGATGGGCGGCCGGAAGAAATTCGTGGAAAAGTTGCAGAGGGTTTTCGACGAAGGATGGTACGATCCGGCGAACGAACCCGACATCGCTTACGCCTATCTGTTCAGCCGCTTCGAAGGCGAGGAGTGGCGTACGCAGAGCCAGACGCGCCGTCTTTTGGAAAAGCATTTTACGGCCGCTCCGGACGGTATCCCGGGTAACGACGATGCGGGAACGATGTCCGCATGGGCCGTATTTACGATGCTGGGGCTTTATCCGGACTGTCCGGGAGAGCCGTATTATACGTTGACGGCTCCGACCTTCGACCGGGCGGAGATCGACACGGAACAGGGAACGTTGGTGATAGAACGGTACGGAGAGGGATACGTTCGCAAAATGACACTCGGCGGCAGGCCGTTAACGAAATATCGTATCGCGCACGAGGAGCTGCTCGGAGGCGGACGTCTGACTTTTGAACTTAAACATGAAAAATAG